In Gemmobacter sp., the sequence GATCCACCATGCGGCCACGACGGGGTTCGCGCCCATCCTGTGGCCGCTGGGGCAGGGGCTGCCGCTGGTGCCGAAATCGGCTGCGGTGGCGGCGGCGGCCGGAACCGCCCATGCGATCTTTACCAAGGTGCTGCTGGTGACCGTGATCCTGCATGTCGCCGGCGCGCTGAAACATGCGCTGCTGGACCGCGACGGCACGCTGATGCGCATGGTGGCCGGGCGCCCGGCCGGATCGGGCGGCGCCAAGCCGCAGGGCGCCGCGCTGGCAGGCTTTGCCGTCTGGGTCGTGGCGGCCGGCGTCGCCTGGGCGGTGGTTGCCCCTCAGCCGCCCGAGGGGCCCGCCCCGGCCCCCGCCGTGCAGGCGCAGGCCGGCAACTGGGCGGTGCAGCAGGGCACGCTGGGCCTCTCGGTGCGCCAGATGGGATCCGCGGTGCAGGGCAGCTTTGCCGGCTGGACGGCGGAAATCACCTTCGACCCGGCCGCCACCACCGGCAACCGGGTCGCGGTGACGGTCGATCTGGCCAGCCTGACGCTGGGCTCGGTCTCGGCCCAGGCGACCGGGCCCGATTTCCTGAACGCCGCCGCCCGGCCGCAGGCCCGCTTCACCGCCGACATCCGCCCCGACGGCACCGGCTGGATCGCCGATGGCACCCTGTCGCTGAACGGCGCCGATGTGCCGCTGGCGCTGCCCTTCACGCTCGACATTGCCGGCACCACCGCGACCATGGCCGGCACGGCCACGCTCGACCGCCGCGACTTCGGCATCGGCGCGAAATACCCCGATGAAAAGACCGTGGGCTTCGCCGTGGACATCGCCGTCGCCCTGACCGCCGAACGCCGGTAGCGGCCTGCTGCTTTCGCCCTGATCCAAGTATCCTCCGGGATCGACATATATGTCGATAATGCGCCAGCGGCGCAGAGGGGGGGCTGAAGGCCCCCCTTCCTTTGCCCGAACCCAAACATGCGCGCCGTGCAGATCAATTCTGCCCCCGCCCCTTGAAACCGCCCTGCCGCGCCCCGATGTGACGGGTGCGGACCGGGCCCCTCTGGCGATGGCATTCCATCGTGATGTCGGACCGCATCGAGTGCGCTCGATGTCATGCCCGGACCCAACGTCTCCCCCCTCCCGGGCCGATCGTGCGCAAGATCATGCAAACGAGGTCCGATCGTGGAAATCCTGTTATTTCTGTTCCTGGGCAAGCCGCTGTGGATGTGGCTTGTCTTTCTGGCGCTGGTGGTGGCGCTGCTGGTGTTCGATCTGGGCGTCCTGAACAAGGACGACCACGAGATCGGCGTGGCCGAAAGCCTCCGGCTGTCCGCCATGTATATCCTGCTGGGCCTGTCGTTTTCCGGCTTCATCTGGTGGCAGATGGGCGGCACGGCGACGGCGCAGTATCTGACCGCCTTTGTGGTGGAAAAGACGCTGGCGATGGACAACATCTTTGTCATCGCGCTGATCTTCGGCTTTTTCGCCATTCCGCGCGAATATCAGCACCGCGTGCTGTTCTGGGGCATCCTGGGCGTGATCGTGCTGCGCGGTCTGATGATCGGGCTGGGCGCGACCATCGTGCAGGAATATCACTGGGTGCTGTATCTGTTCGCCGCCTTCCTGGTGTTCACCGGCATCAAGATGCTGTTCGTCGCCGATACCGACCACAAGATCGAGGAAAACGCCCTGCTGCGGTTCCTCAAGCGCCGGCTGAACGTGACCGACCGTCTGCACGGCCATGCCTTCTTTGTCCGGCTGCGCAGTGAAAAGACCGGCCGTCTGGTGCGCCATGCCACGCCGCTGTTCCTGGCGCTGGTGATGATCGAGATCGCGGATCTGGTCTTTGCCGTCGAACTCGGTGCCGGCGGTGTTCACCATCACGACCGACCCCTATCTGGTCTATACCTCGAACATCTTCGCGATCCTGGGCTTGCGGGCGCTGTATTTCGCGCTGGCCGCCATCCTGCACCGCTTTGCCTGGCTGAAATATGCGCTGTCGCTGCTCTTGGTGTTCATCGGGTCCAAGATCTTCGTGGCCGACCTGATGGGCTGGGAGAAATTCCCGCCGGCCTGGTCGCTGGGCATCACCTTTGCCATCCTGGGCGCCGGCGTGGTGTTTTCCCTGTGGAAGACCGCCGCCGATGGCAAGGAGCCGTCGCGCATCGCGGGCGAATGATCCCCGCTGCATGGCAAAAGGGCCGCCGGTTTCCCGGCGGCCCTTTATGTATGTCAGTCCGATCACTCGGCCTTCATCGCCTCGATCGAGATGTCGATCTTCACCTCGTCCGAGATATAGGGCGCGAACTGGCCCAGGTTGTAATCCGTCCGCAGCACCGTGGTGGTGGCGGTAAAGCCCAGCCAGGGCTTGTTCGCCATCGGGTGGTCGCCCTTCTGGTTCAGCACGGTGTCCAGCACGACCGGCTTGGTCACGCCGTTGATCGTCAGATCGCCGGTGATCCTGGCGGTGGTATCACCCGTCACCTCGATGCCGGTCGAGACGAACTTGACCGTCTTGTTGACCTCGGCATTGAAGAAGTCGGCGGTCATGAAGTGGTCGAACCGCTCCTGCCAGCCGGTCAGCAGGGTGGTGACCGGGAATTCGACGGTCACGCTGGATTTCGCCGGGTCTTCGGCATCGAACGAGATCGCGCCTTCAAAGCCCGAGAACATGCCGTAGCTGGTGGAAAAGCCCAGGTGGTTGTAGCTGAACAGGATCTGGCTGTGGCTGGCATCCAGCACATAGGCCTCGGGGGCGGCCAGAACCGGGGCGGCGGCCAGCGCCGCGATCAGCGACAGGGGGGCAAGGCGGATCATCGGGAATCTCCTCATGATGTCTTGTCTGCCGTCCCCTGATGCCGCAGCGCAGCGTATGCGCCAATCCGGCATCGCCAAACATCTGCCGTGCGCTGCCGAACATCACGTTGCCGCCAGCCATCCCGCGCTTGCATCATCCGCGCGTCCGTGTATAAGGCCGCATCCTTCCGCCGGACCCTTCCCACCGGCGCATCCCCTCATGGACGGGGGCGGAAGGCAAGCCCGTCCTACGAAATGCGCCCTGACATCGGAGCCTACATGCCCCTTTACGAGCATGTCCTCATCGCGCGTCAGGATCTGTCCAACGCGCAGGCCGAAGGCCTTATCGAACATTTCTCCGCAGTGCTTTCCGACAACGGCGGCAAGGTCGTCGGCACGGAATACTGGGGCGTCAAGACGATGGCCTACAAGATCAACAAGAACCGCAAGGGGCACTACGCCTTTTTCCGCACTGACGCGCCCTCGGCCGCCGTGCTGGAGATGGAGCGTCTGGCCCGCCTGCACGACGACGTGATGCGCGTGATCTCGATCAAGGTCGATGCGCACGAAGACGGTCCGTCGGTGCAGATGCAAAAGCGTGACGAGCGTGGCGACCGTGACGGTCCCCCCCGCGAGCCGCGCGGCGATCGTGGCGACCGTGGTGATCGGGGCGGTTTCGACCGTCGCGAACGTCGCTGATCAGGGAGCTTGAGACATGGCCAGCAAACCGTTTTTCCGCCGCCGCAAAGTCTGCCCGTTCTCGGGCGAGAATGCGCCCGCCATCGACTACAAGGACGTGAAACTCCTGCAGCGCTACATCTCCGAGCGCGGCAAGATCGTTCCCGCCCGCATCACCGCCGTCTCGGCCAAGAAGCAGCGTGAACTCGCCCGCGCCATCAAGCGCGCGCGCTTCCTCGCCCTGCTGCCCTACGCCGTGAAGTAAGGAGCAACGCATATGCAAGTCATCCTGCTTCAGCGCGTGGCCAAGCTTGGCCAGATGGGCGAAGTCGTCAAGGTCAAGGACGGCTACGCGCGCAACTACCTCTTGCCGCAAGGCAAGGCGCTGCGTGCCTCGGACGCCAACATCAAGAGCTTCGAGTCGCGCAAGTCGCAGCTCGAGGCCCAGAACCTCGACACCCGGAAAGAAGCCGAAGGCGTCGCCGACAAGCTGAACGGCCAGTCCTTCGTGGTCATCCGTTCCGCCTCGGAAGCCGGCGCGCTCTATGGCTCGGTCACCGCGCGTGACGCCGCCGATGCGGCCACCGCTGCGGGCTTTACCCTGGGCCGCAACCAGATCGTGCTGGACAAGCCGATCAAGGAACTGGGCCTGCACGGCGTGACCGTCGTTCTGCACCCGGAAGTTTCGGCCAAGATCAGCCTGAACGTCGCCCGTTCGGTCGAAGAAGCCGAACTGCAAGCCTCGGGCAAGTCGATCCAGGAACTGGCGGCCGAAGCCGAAGCCGCGGCCGAAATGGACATCCAGCAGCTGTTCGACGATCTGGGCGGCGCCGCCTCCGAAGAATAAGATCGCCCGTCAGGACGATCCGAGCCCCCGCGCCGCACCCCGGCGCGGGGGTTTTTCTTTGCCTGGCGCCTGTGTGGGGTGGCCAGTGTCGCATGGGTATTTGGAAAAAGGCAAAGGGGGCAGGGCGCGGCGCCCTGTTCGCTCTGATCCAAATATCCCCGCCGGAGGCGCAGGCCAGCCAGGGGCGCTGGCGGGGGTGTGATGCCCCTGCGGCATGGTTTCCTCTTGCGCGACCGGGCCGATGGCGGCATGACTTGCCGCGATCTCAAGGGAGACAGCCATGACCCATCGCATCGCCATCCTCGGGGCTTCCGGTTACACCGGGGCCGAGCTTGTCCGCCTGATCGCCACCCATCCGGCGATGCGAATCGTGGCGCTGTCGGCCGACCGCAAGGCCGGGCAGGCGATGGCGGATGTGTTCCCCTTCCTGCGGCACCTCGACCTGCCGAAGCTGCAAAAGATCGACGAGATCGATTTTTCGAACGTTGACCTGTGTTTTTGCGCGCTGCCCCATGCCACCACCCAACTGGTGATCGCCGGCCTGCCGCGCGATCTGAAGATCGTCGATCTGTCGGCCGATTTCCGGCTGCGCGATGTGGCGGCCTATGAAAAATGGTATGGCCAGCCCCATGCCGCGCCCGAATTGCAGGCCGAAGCGGTCTATGGCCTGACCGAATTCTACCGGGACGAGATTCGCGCCGCCCGGCTGGTGGCCGGCACCGGCTGCAATGCCGCGACCGGGCAATATGCGCTGCGGCCGCTGATCTCGGCCGGGGTGATCGACCTTGACCGCATCCTGATCGACCTCAAGGCCGGGGTGTCCGGTGCGGGCCGCAGCCTGAAGGAAAACCTGCTGCATGCCGAACTGTCCGAGGGCACGCACAGCTATTCCGCCGGGGGCAAGCACCGGCACCTGGGGGAATTCGATCAGGAATTCAGCCTGTTGGCCGGTCGTCCGGTGCATGTGCAGTTCACCCCGCATCTGACGCCGATGAACCGGGGCATCCTGGCCAATGTCTATGTCGATGGCGACGCCGCGCAGATCCATGCCACGCTGGCCGCCGCCTATGCCGCCGAGCCGTTCATCCAGGTGCTGCCCTTTGGCCAGCTGCCGTCGACCCGCGATATCCGGGGGTCGAACTTTTGCCATATCGGGGTGATCGGCGACCGGATTTCCGGCCGTGCCATGGTGATCGCCACGCTGGACAACCTGTGCAAGGGCTCGTCGGGGCAAGCGATCCAGAATGCCAATCTCATGCTGGGGGTAGAGGAGACGGCCGGGCTGATGCTGGCGCCGGTCTTCCCGTAACGCCATGAAAACACTTCGCAAGCGACGCCGGATCCAGATCCTGGCAGTAGCCGCGATAGCCTTGGTGCTGGCGACCGGCCTGATCGGCTATGCCATGCGCGACGGCATCAATTTCTTCCGCTCGCCCAGCCAGGTGGCCGAGGCGCCGCCGCCCGCGACCGAGACCTTCCGCCTGGGCGGTCTGGTCGAGGACGGCAGCATCGTGCGTGGCCAGGGCGAGACGGTGACCTTTCGCGTCACCGATGGCGGGGCGGCCATTCCCGTGGCCTTTACCGGCGTGCTGCCCGACCTGTTCGGTGAAGGGCAGGGCATGATCGGCACCGGCAAGCTGGTGAACGGCACCTTCGTGGCGACCGAGATCCTGGCCAAGCACGACGAAACCTACATGCCCAAAGAGGTGGTGGACGCGCTGAAGGAACAAGGCGTCTACAAGGAACCCACCAACTGACCCCACCGCACGGTGCCGCAGGGCGCCGTTAACCGGCCGTGGCGCATGCTGGCCCCCTGATCAACCATGGGGGCGTGGATGAAGACGGTGCGGCAGATCGCCGAGGAAATCGTGGCGCGGGAAGGCGGGTTCGTGAACGACCCCGACGATCCGGGCGGGGCGACGAATCATGGCGTGACCATTCACACGATGCGGCGGCTGGGGCTGGATCTGACCGGCGATGGCCGGGTGGATGCGGCCGATGTGCGCGCGCTTGGCCGGGCGCAGGCGGTGGACATCTATATCCGGCATTACTTTGACGCGCCGGGGCTGGCGCGGCTGCCGGACTGCCTGCAACCTTCGGTCTTTGACATGTTCGTCAATGCTGGCTCCAACGCCATTCGCATCCTGCAACAGATGCTGGCGCGCATGGGTTATGAAACCACGGTGGACGGCGCGCTTGGCCCGCAGACCGCGAAACACGCCCATCAGGCGGCGGCGCGCGATCCGGCGCTGCTGGCCGATGCCTATGGGATCGAGCGGCGCAATTACTATTACCGCCTGGCCGATGGCCGGCCGGCCAGCCGCAAATATGCAAGGCGGCAGAACGGGGGCAAGGGCGGCTGGATTCTGCGGGCCGAGGAATTCATCTCGCCCCGCTTTCACCTGAGCGATGCGGATCACCGGAAAAGGGTTGCGGCATGGGGCTGATCGGGCGGATCGTGGGGTCGCCGCAGGCGGTGGCCACGCTGGGGCAGGCCGCGCGCGAGGTGGCCGAGGTGTTCACGCCGAACGCCACCCGGGCGCTGGAACTGGCGCATGACAGCGGGCAGGCGGCGCTGGCCCAGCACGGGGCGGAATTCGTCCATGCGCCGGGCGGGTGGTTCGACCGGCTGGTCAACGGGCTGAACCGCTTGCCCCGGCCGATGCTGGCCCTGGGCACGCTGGGGTTGTTCGTTTACGCCATGGCGGATCCGGCGGGATTTGGCCTGCGGATGCAGGGGCTTGCGCTGGTGCCGGAACCGTTGTGGTGGCTGCTGGGGGCCATCGTCGCGTTCTATTTCGGGGCGCGTGAAACCTATTACCGTCGCGCGCGCAGCACGCCCGAGCCGGCAAAACCGCCCGAGGCCGCGTCGGCCGATCCGGGTAATCCCGCGCTCAGCCAGTGGCTGCATCAGGGGGGGGATCGCTAGGGCTGCGGGGCCAGGTGGTCGCGGTCCCAGCCGGGCAGGTAGTCCACCCGGTCGCAGCCGGCAAAGCGGGCCAGCCGGTGCAGTTCGGCATCCAGCTTTTCGGCCCGGGCGCGGGTCAGGCGCACCCCGGCCTCGGGCCAGAAGGCGCGCAGGCGCAGCACGCCGTCGGTCCGGTGCGCCTTGGCATCCAGCCGGCCGACCAGCCGGTCCCCTTCCAGCACCGGAAACACGTAATAGCCCCAGCGCCGCTTGGCCTCGGGCACGAAAACCTCGATCCGGTAAAAGAAGCCGAACAGGAACTCGGCCCGTTTGCGGTCGCGCAGCGCGGGGTCAAAGGGCGACAGCACGCGCAGCCGGGCGGTGGGTTCGGGGGCAGCCTGCGCCACCGCCAGCACATCGGGGCGGGCCAGCGCCTTGCGCGTGGAACCGTCGGCGCCCTGCACCGCTATCTCCACAATCTCGCCCCGCGCCAGGGCTGCGGCGACCCAGGGCTTCACCGCCTGGGGCGGGACGGCGTTCCAATAGGCCTGCAATTCCCCCGGGGTGGCAAAACCCAGATGGTCCAGCGCGCTGGAACAGGCCCAGTCCACCTTGGCTGCGGGCGCGATATCGGCCTGCAACAGCGCGGCGGGCACGACCCGTTCGGTCAGGTCATACACTTTCTGGAACCCCTCGCGCCGGGTGATCGCCAGCCGCCCGGTGCGCCACAGCCATTCCAGCGCGGTCTTGGACGGATGCCAGTCCCACCAGCCGCCCTTGCCGCGGGCCTCATCCTCGCCCACGTCGGACGAGGTGACGGGACCATCCGCCGCGATGCGTGACAGGATGGTGTCGAACTGCGCCTCGTAACCATCGCGGAACCAGCGGCGCCAGTTGGCATGCAGGCGTTCGGCATCGCGGGCAAAGCGGTGCTTCCAGTAGGGAAACGTCTCGACCGGCAGGACCGAGGCATCATGCGTCCAGTGTTCCCACAGCAGCCGGTCGCGCTCCAGCAGCGGCTTCAGCGCGGCCGGGCGATAGGTCTGGCGCCGGCTGAACAGGATCATGTGATGCGCGCGTTCCACCGTGGTGATGCTGTCGACCTGGACAAAGCCGATGCGCCGGATCAGCGCGGCCAGATCGGCGCCGGTGGCCGGGCCGGTCGGCGCCTCGGCCAGGGCATGGCGGTGCAGGAACAGGCGGCGGGCCAGCGGGTTGGTGAGGACGGGCAGGGTCATGGACAAGCCGTAGCAGCTGGGGGCATGGGGTCAATCCTGTGGGCTGGCCGCCTGCCAGGCGGCGGCCAGATCGGCGGTCAGGCCGGCAAGGGCGGTGGTGCGCGCCGGGCCATCGGGCAGGCGCAGGATATGCGCCGGGTGCCCGCTGACCCGCACCGGGCCATCGTGCAGGCCCGGCAGCACACGACCGGCCATGTCGCGCAGACGCCCGGTCTGCCCCGTCAGCGCCAAGGCGGCCGAGGCACCCAGCGCCAGCGTGTGGCGCGGGCGGACCAGCGCCAGTTCCAGCCCCAGCCACCAGCGACAAGCCTCGATTTCCGGCCGGTCGGGGGATTGATGGATGCGCCGCTTACCGCGCGGGGTGAATTTGAAATGCTTGACGGCATTGGTCAGCCAGACCCGGTCCTGCGGCACCCCGGCCTGCGCCATCGCTTCGCGCAGCAGCTGGCCGGCCGGGCCGACAAAGGGCCGGCCGGCCAGATCCTCGGCATCGCCCGGTTGTTCGCCGACGATCATCAGGGCGGCATCGGGCGGACCGGCGCCCCAGACGGTCTGGGTCGCCCGTTCGCACAGCCCGCAGCGGCGGCACTGGGCGGCGGCCTGCGCCGCCTGGTCCAGCGTTTGCGGCAGGTCCGTGGGTTGCGGCATGGCGGCGCGGTAGCGGGCGGTCACCGGGGCGGCGCCGGGGCGCGGGGCCTGTGCGCCGGCGGCCTGCATCTGCGCCACGCGGGCCGGCGCCTTGGCCAGCATGTCGGGGATCAGGCGGGTTTCGGGCAGGTTCTTCCAGTATTTGACCGGCATTTCCGACCGCATCGCATCGGTCTTGATCCGGGCGGGGTTGAAGATGTTGCGGAAATAGGTCGCCCACAGGGTTTCCGACGCATCCTCGGGCAGGTCGGGGCGCGGGCCGGCGGGGCCCAGGGCCAGCCGGCCATCGGTGAAGGTGGCGGTCTGGCGCGGGGTGGCGATCATCCAGTCCATATCGCCAAAGCGCTTGGCAAAGAACGGGCTGCCGGGTTCCAGCGTGTCATGTTCGGGTTCGAACCAGGCGGCAAAGCGGCGGCGGGGGCCATCGGCCGGCAGTTCGCGGAACCGCACGAAGGCATGCATCTTGTGGATGTCGCGGGCGACCGATCTTGCCATCAGGTGCAGCCGGCGCCCCAGCGGGTCGGTCTGCGACACCGGGTCGCCGTCGCCCCGGTCCAGCCGCCAGAGCGCGCGATACAGCAGGTCAAAGCGGTCGGGCGCCGAATGCCAGCCGACCGATTGCGCCAGGGTCAGGAAGCTGGCCGGCACGCGCGGGGCATGGGGGCCGGGCCGGGCGGGCAGCGGATTACCGCCGAACAGGCCCGTGCTGCCCTGCCAGTCGATCCGGTCGGGTGCAATGCCATGGCTGATCGCCAGCCGCGCCGCTGCGCGCCACACCGGAAAGGCGCCCTGATCGGGCAGGGGCACCGCATGGATCACAGCAGTTGCAACTGTTCGGGCGGCGGCGCAAAGCGGGCGCGCAGATCGGCGCTGTCGGTCAGCGCGCGCGGGGTCCAGCCGGGCAGGCTGATGAAGGGGCGGGCCTTTTTCATCGCCGCGCCCAGCCGGGCCACATCTTCCCACCGCAGGGCGCCATTGCGGCGGGCGGTCAGGATGCGGTCCACCGTGCGGGTGCCAAAACCGGGCACGCGCAACAGCAGTTCGCGCGGCGCGCGGTTCACATCCAGCGGGAACTGCGCCCGGTTCTGCAAGGCCCAGGCCAGTTTCGGATCCACCCCCAGATCCAGATGGTTGCCGGTGGTGCCGCTGGCAATCTCCTCGACGCTGAAGCCATAGAACCGCAGCAGCCAGTCCGCCTGATACAGCCGGTGTTCCCGCACCAGCGGCGGCTGGATCAGCGGCAGCACTGCCGACGCCTCGGGGATGGGGGAAAAGGCGGAATAATACACCCGCCGCAGCCTATACGAGGAATACAGCCGCGTCGCGCTGGACAGGATTGCCACATCATCGGTGCCATCGGCGCCGATGATCATTTGCGTGCTTTGCCCGGCGGGGGCAAAGCGGCGCGGCTTGCGGCCGGTATGGCTGCGGTCCTGCGCCGCCTCGCCTTCGGTGCGGACATGGGCCATGGTGGAGCGGATGGTTTCCGGCCGCTTTTCCGGCGCCAGCCGGCGCAGGCTGTCATCGTGCGGCAGTTCCACGTTGATCGACAGCCGGTCGGCCCATAACCCCGCCTCGCGGATCAGGTCGGGGGCAGCATCGGGAATGGTCTTCAGGTGGATATAGCCCTTGAACCCGTGGTCTTCGCGCAAGATCCGGGCGATGCGCGCCATGTCGGCCATCGTCTGGTCGGGTGACCGGATGATGCCCGACGACAGGAACAGCCCTTCGATATAATTCCGGCGGTAGAAATCCAGCGTCAGGCGCACCACCTCGTCCACCGAAAACCGCGCGCGGGGCACGTTCGACGACACCCGGTTGATGCAATAGGCGCAGTCGAAGATGCAGAAGTTGGTCATCAGGATCTTCAGCAGCGAAATGCAGCGCCCGTCGGGCGTATAGGCATGGCAGATGCCGCTGCCCCCCGATGATCCGATGCCGCCCTTGGTGGAATCGCGTCGTTCCCCCCCGCTGGAGGCACAGGACGCATCGTATTTCGCCGCATCCGACAGGATGGCAAGTTTGGACTGAAGCGTAAGCGCGGTCATGGGATTATCTTAGATGTTCCGCATTTGTTCGTCAATCAGCCGAACAGGTCGCGCGGGTGGGGCGGCGGTTTCAGGCCGTCGGGGTTGGCCTGAAACGCTTGCGCCTGCGCGGTGATGCGCGCCAGTTCGGCCGGGGCGATCCGGTCCAGGTTGCGCCAGGCCATGGCCAGCCGGGGGGGCCGGCCGGTTTCCTCGGCCAGTTCGGCCATCAGCACCACATCGCGGGCCGGGTCCAGATTGGCCAGCGACGACAGGCCGCTCGACAGCTGGTCGCCCAGGATCAGGATCAGCCGCCGCATGGCTGCCCCCTGCGGGTGCGGCGCGCATCGGTCCGGCAGCGGTCGGAACAGAAACGCACCTCGTCCCACACCCGCGCCCAGGCCTTGCGCCAGGCGAAGGGGCGGGCGCAGATACGGGTCGGCAGGTCGGCCTTGCGGCGCATCTTGGGCATGATCGGTCCTTCTTGCCCGGCTGCTACGCGGCGGGGTGCGCCACGGATCACACCGCAGGGGGTGCGGGCGCGCCGCGCCTGTGCTATGGCAGCGCCCGACCGCTGCCAAAGTGACCGCCATGACCGATACCGCCCCCGCCCACCGCCTGTCTGTCGCCCCGATGATGGACTGGGTATAATCATAAAATAAATCAGTATGTTGTCTGTCTCTTTGTGCAAATTTTGCACACGGCTGTTCTTGTTTTCTTTCGTTTCCGTTCCTGCGCGGCAGTGCGATTTTTGTGCCGCCCATGCGCTGCGGTTGTCTGAAGCGATCTTTGCTTCGCAGGACGACGCCGGACGTCGCGCGACCTCGATCAAACCCGCCTTGAGCCGGATGGAGGGGAAGGTCTTCTCCCTGGTCGGCACTGCGTTGCCGACACCCCCCTTCTGCGGGGAGATCCCCGCAACGCCCCCTGACGAGTTAGAGTTTGGACGGGTTTTCCGTGACGGGTTGTGGCCGGAGGAGAGGCTTCCGGCGCCCGTCGCGGAGTGGTCTTCATGAACAGCTTTGAAATTCTGGAACCCGCACGGCCGCAGCGTGGCGGTTACAAGGTGGATGTCGGCCGGGGCGAGCGCAACGGCCGCGTCTCGTCGGAATGGTTCAACCGGCCCGATGACGAGCGCTATCTCTCGCTCGACGACCTCTGGGCCTCGGTCAAATCCCGATCCGAGCGCAGCCAGACCCGCATCGTCGAGACGGCAAAGATCCATGTCGAGGCCAGCCGCGACAATGCCGAGCGGCTGCACCTGGTGCTGCCAAAGGCCGAGGCGCCGGTGGCCCCGACCCATTGGGCCTTCGGCCAGCTCGCCAGCCTCGTCGGTGCGCCCGCCGCCTATCTGCGGCAGCTGCCGGCACCGCTTGCAGGCATCAACCTGCAATATGGCCTGTCCTCGCACCGCGCAGAGCAGGTCAAGACCTTCGAGACCGAGGACGGGCGCATCGAACTGCGGGCGGTGACCGGTCCCGATTACGGCCGCATCTACGATTACGAGCTGGTCGAGGCGGTGCAGCGCATCGCAGGAAACGGCACCGGCGACACGCGCTGGAAGGTGCCGGGCGTGCTGGACTGGTCGACCGGGGTCTACAACCCGGATGTCGACATCACCCGCGATACGACCACGCTCTATGCCTCGGACCGGGACGTGTTCCTGTTCCTGGTCGATGATCGCAATCCGATCGAGGCCGGCAAGTTGCCTGACGGATCGCCTGATCTCTACTTCAGGGGATTTTACTGCTGGAATTCCGAGGTCGGCGCCAAAACCCTTGGAATTGCAAGCTTCTACCTGCGTGCCGTCTGTCAGAACAGGAACCTGTGGGGCGTGGAGGACTTCCAGGAAATCACCATCCGGCACTCGAAATACGCCGCCTCCCGCTTCGCCCATGAGGCCGCCCCGGCGCTGACCCGCTTCGCCAACTCCTCGCCCATGGGCTTCGTCAATGGCGTGAAGGCCGCCCTGCAGCAGATCGTCGCGCGCAACGACGAGGACCGGGACGACTTCCTGCGCAAGCGCGGTTTCAGCAAAGTCGATACCACGAAGATCATCGACACGGTGCTGATCGAGGAAGGCCATCCCCCCGAGAGCATCTTCGATTTCGTGCAGGGCATCACCCGGCTTGCGCGGACGAAGACCCAGCAGGATGCCCGCCTCGATCTGGAGGGCAAGGCGAAGAAGCTGCTCGACCGGGTCGGTTGAACCCCCGGCTCTGGTGCCTGCCTTCCTGTGTGGGGGCGGCTTCGGCAATCGGCCGAAGGTCTGGCTTCCCGTCTCAATTTCACAGGCTGGACCCTTCCGCTCGGCACCGCTGCCTGGGCGGCAGGGGGACGGCCTGCTTTTCCATGAGGATCTCATGCAAACCTTCGATGACAAGGTGGACCTCGCTGTCCACGCCGCCTTCACGGCCCTTGGCTTGGCGGTCGCCAGCCACATGGAACTGGCCTACCGGCTTGACCTGCCCCCCGGAAGTTCCCTCGCTGTGATGTAGGGTCTGCGCAACCTGAAAAGGAGCAGACGACATGAGGAAAAGCCGTTTCACCGAGGCGCAAATCATCGGGATGATCAAAGAGCAGGAGGCAGGTTTGCCGACCTCCGAGT encodes:
- a CDS encoding UdgX family uracil-DNA binding protein (This protein belongs to the uracil DNA glycosylase superfamily, members of which act in excision repair of DNA. However, it belongs more specifically to UdgX branch, whose founding member was found to bind uracil in DNA (where it does not belong), without cleaving it, appears to promote DNA repair by a pathway involving RecA, rather than base excision.) — encoded protein: MIHAVPLPDQGAFPVWRAAARLAISHGIAPDRIDWQGSTGLFGGNPLPARPGPHAPRVPASFLTLAQSVGWHSAPDRFDLLYRALWRLDRGDGDPVSQTDPLGRRLHLMARSVARDIHKMHAFVRFRELPADGPRRRFAAWFEPEHDTLEPGSPFFAKRFGDMDWMIATPRQTATFTDGRLALGPAGPRPDLPEDASETLWATYFRNIFNPARIKTDAMRSEMPVKYWKNLPETRLIPDMLAKAPARVAQMQAAGAQAPRPGAAPVTARYRAAMPQPTDLPQTLDQAAQAAAQCRRCGLCERATQTVWGAGPPDAALMIVGEQPGDAEDLAGRPFVGPAGQLLREAMAQAGVPQDRVWLTNAVKHFKFTPRGKRRIHQSPDRPEIEACRWWLGLELALVRPRHTLALGASAALALTGQTGRLRDMAGRVLPGLHDGPVRVSGHPAHILRLPDGPARTTALAGLTADLAAAWQAASPQD
- a CDS encoding holin family protein, whose protein sequence is MGLIGRIVGSPQAVATLGQAAREVAEVFTPNATRALELAHDSGQAALAQHGAEFVHAPGGWFDRLVNGLNRLPRPMLALGTLGLFVYAMADPAGFGLRMQGLALVPEPLWWLLGAIVAFYFGARETYYRRARSTPEPAKPPEAASADPGNPALSQWLHQGGDR
- a CDS encoding DUF2256 domain-containing protein gives rise to the protein MPKMRRKADLPTRICARPFAWRKAWARVWDEVRFCSDRCRTDARRTRRGQPCGG
- a CDS encoding winged helix-turn-helix domain-containing protein — protein: MTLPVLTNPLARRLFLHRHALAEAPTGPATGADLAALIRRIGFVQVDSITTVERAHHMILFSRRQTYRPAALKPLLERDRLLWEHWTHDASVLPVETFPYWKHRFARDAERLHANWRRWFRDGYEAQFDTILSRIAADGPVTSSDVGEDEARGKGGWWDWHPSKTALEWLWRTGRLAITRREGFQKVYDLTERVVPAALLQADIAPAAKVDWACSSALDHLGFATPGELQAYWNAVPPQAVKPWVAAALARGEIVEIAVQGADGSTRKALARPDVLAVAQAAPEPTARLRVLSPFDPALRDRKRAEFLFGFFYRIEVFVPEAKRRWGYYVFPVLEGDRLVGRLDAKAHRTDGVLRLRAFWPEAGVRLTRARAEKLDAELHRLARFAGCDRVDYLPGWDRDHLAPQP
- a CDS encoding cryptochrome/photolyase family protein produces the protein MRRLILILGDQLSSGLSSLANLDPARDVVLMAELAEETGRPPRLAMAWRNLDRIAPAELARITAQAQAFQANPDGLKPPPHPRDLFG
- a CDS encoding putative DNA modification/repair radical SAM protein; the encoded protein is MTALTLQSKLAILSDAAKYDASCASSGGERRDSTKGGIGSSGGSGICHAYTPDGRCISLLKILMTNFCIFDCAYCINRVSSNVPRARFSVDEVVRLTLDFYRRNYIEGLFLSSGIIRSPDQTMADMARIARILREDHGFKGYIHLKTIPDAAPDLIREAGLWADRLSINVELPHDDSLRRLAPEKRPETIRSTMAHVRTEGEAAQDRSHTGRKPRRFAPAGQSTQMIIGADGTDDVAILSSATRLYSSYRLRRVYYSAFSPIPEASAVLPLIQPPLVREHRLYQADWLLRFYGFSVEEIASGTTGNHLDLGVDPKLAWALQNRAQFPLDVNRAPRELLLRVPGFGTRTVDRILTARRNGALRWEDVARLGAAMKKARPFISLPGWTPRALTDSADLRARFAPPPEQLQLL